In Spirosoma aureum, a single genomic region encodes these proteins:
- a CDS encoding alpha/beta fold hydrolase, whose translation MKLFIVLWSAILINLSGYAQAKFPTGTESDYAIKNFKFETGDVLPQLNIHYTTLGQPIKDKNGTVTNAILIMHGTTGNGRGFLSNLFAGNLFNPGQLLDAAKYYIILPDAVGHGKSSKPSNGLRMKFPAYTYDDMVAANYRLLTEHLGVNHLRLVLGTSMGAMQAWVWGYTYPDFMDALMPLASLPVEIAGRNRMVRKMAIDLIKMDPEWKQGEYTAQPKIGLTGAISSLIFMTSSPFQMQKGSPTKSKTDSSLVLLEQRYFTSLDANDFIYQFDASRDYNPAPYLSKIKAPLFAINSADDQVNPPELQLMEKHIGSVKRGRYILLPISDKTTGHGTHSNPTIWGSYLQELLALTAKE comes from the coding sequence ATGAAACTATTTATAGTGCTCTGGAGTGCTATCCTGATAAACCTATCTGGATATGCCCAGGCGAAATTTCCCACGGGTACCGAATCCGATTACGCCATCAAAAACTTCAAATTTGAAACCGGTGACGTTCTCCCCCAACTGAATATCCATTACACAACCCTTGGACAGCCGATAAAAGACAAAAATGGAACGGTGACCAATGCCATCTTAATCATGCATGGTACGACCGGCAATGGCCGTGGTTTTTTAAGCAATCTGTTTGCCGGGAATCTATTCAACCCTGGACAACTGCTGGATGCCGCCAAATATTATATCATATTGCCCGATGCCGTAGGGCATGGTAAATCGAGCAAGCCAAGCAATGGATTACGTATGAAGTTTCCTGCATACACCTATGATGATATGGTTGCCGCCAACTACCGATTGCTCACCGAGCATTTAGGCGTCAATCACCTTCGCCTGGTTTTGGGTACCTCCATGGGCGCCATGCAGGCTTGGGTGTGGGGCTATACATACCCTGATTTTATGGATGCACTGATGCCACTGGCGAGCCTCCCTGTAGAAATTGCGGGTCGCAATCGGATGGTCCGGAAAATGGCCATTGATCTGATTAAAATGGATCCGGAATGGAAACAGGGAGAGTATACCGCACAGCCAAAGATAGGCTTAACAGGTGCCATATCGTCCCTGATTTTTATGACTAGCAGCCCGTTTCAGATGCAAAAAGGGTCGCCCACCAAATCAAAAACTGATTCGTCCCTGGTGTTGCTGGAACAGCGATATTTTACTTCCCTGGATGCCAATGATTTTATTTATCAATTTGATGCCTCACGGGACTACAATCCCGCTCCCTATCTATCTAAAATAAAAGCGCCCTTATTTGCCATTAATTCGGCTGATGATCAGGTTAATCCCCCTGAACTCCAACTCATGGAAAAGCATATCGGAAGCGTTAAACGGGGTCGCTACATTCTACTTCCTATATCGGATAAAACGACGGGCCATGGTACTCATTCCAACCCGACCATCTGGGGCAGTTATCTTCAGGAATTATTGGCGCTGACTGCTAAAGAATAA
- a CDS encoding multidrug effflux MFS transporter — MTTKRYVFLILILGSLSALGPFSIDMYLPGFLAIAKDLHTTVASVSLSLSSFFIGISAGQLLYGPLLDRFGRKKPLCLGLILYVVASAGCLFIHSVDMLIALRFVQAIGSCAAAVAAVAMVRDLFPIEDNAKVFSLLLLVLGASPMIAPTVGGYVIAAYGWQAVFLILMVLGALILLATFFWLPESYQSDPSYSLKPKPILTRFWSVLREPQFYTYALAGAVTFSGLFAYVAGSAQVFMGIYKVSGQGYGWIFAFLSVGFIGSSQLNSIALRYYRSEQIVPVALLSQSVIGLAFLISALLGLLGLFSTIAFLFAFLCCLGFTNPNTSALSLAPFANNAGSASALMGALQMGIGALASVAVSLFDAQSAVPMISIMAVAATGALLILLIGRRMIVRPVVEDSQTAPVLH, encoded by the coding sequence ATGACGACAAAACGATACGTCTTTTTAATTCTGATTTTGGGTTCCTTATCGGCTCTGGGACCTTTCTCAATCGACATGTATCTGCCCGGTTTTCTGGCTATCGCTAAAGACCTGCATACTACCGTCGCCAGTGTTTCGCTTTCCCTATCGAGCTTCTTTATCGGCATCTCGGCCGGGCAATTGCTATATGGCCCGCTGCTTGACCGCTTTGGGCGAAAGAAGCCGCTTTGCCTGGGGCTGATTCTCTATGTAGTAGCCTCCGCCGGTTGCCTTTTCATACACTCTGTCGATATGCTGATCGCTCTTCGATTTGTTCAGGCGATTGGTAGTTGTGCCGCTGCTGTTGCTGCGGTGGCAATGGTCCGGGATTTGTTTCCCATCGAGGACAATGCCAAGGTATTTTCTTTGCTCTTGCTGGTACTTGGGGCTTCACCCATGATTGCTCCCACAGTAGGCGGCTACGTAATCGCGGCTTATGGATGGCAGGCGGTATTTTTGATTTTGATGGTGTTGGGAGCGCTCATCCTGCTGGCTACCTTTTTCTGGCTGCCTGAAAGCTATCAATCTGATCCATCGTATTCGTTAAAGCCCAAACCAATTCTTACCCGATTCTGGTCGGTACTCCGGGAGCCCCAGTTTTATACCTATGCGCTGGCAGGTGCGGTTACGTTCTCGGGTTTGTTTGCTTATGTGGCTGGATCAGCGCAGGTATTTATGGGTATATACAAAGTCAGTGGTCAGGGATATGGATGGATATTCGCCTTTTTGTCCGTCGGCTTCATTGGCTCCAGCCAACTGAACAGTATCGCTTTGCGTTACTATAGAAGTGAACAGATTGTACCTGTCGCCTTGCTGAGCCAGTCGGTAATTGGCCTCGCTTTCTTAATTAGTGCGCTACTGGGCTTGCTGGGACTGTTTAGCACGATTGCGTTTTTATTTGCCTTTCTGTGTTGCCTGGGTTTTACCAATCCAAATACGTCGGCGTTGTCATTAGCACCATTTGCGAATAATGCCGGAAGTGCATCGGCGCTGATGGGTGCGCTCCAGATGGGCATTGGGGCGCTTGCGTCAGTGGCCGTTAGCCTATTTGATGCTCAATCGGCAGTACCCATGATCAGTATAATGGCCGTGGCTGCTACGGGCGCACTGCTGATTTTGCTTATTGGCCGTCGAATGATTGTTCGACCTGTAGTTGAGGATAGTCAAACAGCGCCGGTTTTGCATTAA
- a CDS encoding methylenetetrahydrofolate reductase translates to MFLEKIKSGQSGVLLYGITPPKAGTAPERVAEIAQKTMERLSTLDIDALVVYDVQDESARTTEERPFPFLNALDPLGFAADYLATLNIPKIIYRPAGKFSNVELSDWLEELHEHNFYPVFVGVPAPDFPVKTSLPEAYKIWSKHQDTSVIGAVTIPERHNVLKDEDVRMLDKMNCGVSYFISQCVFNLDYAKQVIEDLAINCNRQQIKSPTIIFTITACGSTKTLHFMEWLGIHVPDELKEDLKKSDDILEKSVKICLDIASELTTYCMERSIPFGFNIESVAIRKAEIEASIYLANEIGQMLHDKGVRKSPESKDFEVTNGYR, encoded by the coding sequence ATGTTTCTAGAAAAGATCAAATCCGGACAATCAGGCGTGCTGCTTTACGGCATCACTCCGCCCAAAGCCGGTACTGCCCCTGAACGCGTTGCCGAAATTGCCCAAAAAACAATGGAGCGACTGTCTACCCTGGATATCGATGCACTCGTAGTATATGATGTACAAGATGAGTCGGCCCGAACAACAGAAGAAAGGCCCTTTCCGTTTTTAAATGCGCTTGACCCCCTTGGTTTTGCCGCCGACTATCTGGCTACGTTAAACATCCCGAAAATAATCTACCGGCCTGCTGGCAAATTTTCTAACGTCGAGCTATCCGATTGGCTGGAAGAGCTGCACGAACACAACTTCTACCCTGTTTTTGTAGGCGTGCCAGCGCCGGATTTTCCGGTAAAAACTAGCCTCCCGGAAGCTTACAAGATCTGGAGTAAACACCAGGACACCTCCGTTATCGGTGCTGTAACCATCCCAGAAAGGCATAACGTGCTGAAAGATGAAGATGTCAGGATGCTGGATAAGATGAACTGCGGTGTATCTTACTTTATTTCACAGTGTGTTTTCAATCTTGACTACGCAAAGCAGGTCATCGAAGACCTCGCGATCAATTGTAACAGGCAGCAGATAAAATCCCCGACTATCATTTTCACAATTACCGCATGTGGATCTACCAAAACACTGCATTTTATGGAGTGGTTGGGTATTCATGTACCGGATGAATTGAAAGAAGACCTGAAAAAGTCAGACGATATTCTGGAGAAATCTGTAAAAATATGCCTCGACATCGCTTCGGAGCTGACCACCTACTGTATGGAACGCTCTATCCCCTTCGGCTTCAATATCGAAAGCGTTGCCATTCGCAAAGCAGAGATCGAAGCGTCAATCTATTTGGCGAATGAGATCGGTCAGATGCTTCATGATAAAGGGGTAAGGAAGTCGCCAGAAAGTAAAGATTTTGAAGTCACGAACGGCTACAGATAA